A portion of the Streptomyces kaniharaensis genome contains these proteins:
- a CDS encoding beta clamp domain-containing protein, which translates to MATTIAAHQLAEALTQVMPHMAHPTSSTPTLAGVHFANDGAHLHTVATDRHTLAVARRRLHDCEDEWNTTVGAVHIAYLHAWAEAHPTHSDTVDLDLQAGQLTATSTAGRIAVPTMDGVHAPWRALLAKHLDHPCEPVDVSMLDTQYLARWAQAGRHLQITQASPEAPYILAGPDFIGLQMPVRPILQEAPTRAGLAADWATSIGGATGTDVDLPLPADGDAAPAMTEDLLKQVLISAQDLYDVVGGEDRAAIAAHARAGAHAWTAHRLLQVLRVIDPRTTELALADINGELEAGDFPELAFDDAETLGHQPQAWVDSYLAARDAKRDTPTPATV; encoded by the coding sequence ATGGCCACCACCATCGCCGCCCACCAGCTCGCCGAGGCCCTCACCCAGGTCATGCCGCACATGGCCCACCCGACCAGCAGCACGCCGACCCTGGCCGGCGTCCACTTCGCCAACGACGGCGCCCACCTGCACACCGTCGCCACCGACCGCCACACCCTCGCCGTCGCCCGCCGCCGGCTGCACGACTGCGAGGACGAGTGGAACACCACCGTCGGCGCCGTGCACATCGCCTACCTGCACGCCTGGGCCGAAGCCCACCCCACCCACAGCGACACCGTCGACCTGGACCTCCAGGCCGGCCAGCTGACCGCGACCAGCACCGCCGGGCGCATCGCCGTGCCGACCATGGACGGCGTCCACGCCCCCTGGCGGGCCCTGCTCGCCAAGCACCTCGACCACCCCTGCGAGCCGGTCGACGTCTCCATGCTGGACACCCAGTACCTGGCCCGCTGGGCGCAGGCCGGCCGCCACCTGCAGATCACCCAGGCCTCGCCCGAGGCGCCGTACATCCTGGCCGGGCCCGACTTCATCGGCCTGCAGATGCCCGTACGCCCGATCCTCCAGGAGGCGCCGACCCGGGCCGGGCTCGCCGCCGACTGGGCCACCTCGATCGGCGGCGCGACCGGTACGGACGTCGACCTGCCGCTGCCGGCCGACGGCGACGCGGCCCCGGCCATGACCGAGGACCTCCTCAAGCAGGTCCTCATCTCCGCCCAGGACCTGTACGACGTCGTCGGCGGCGAGGACCGCGCCGCGATCGCCGCCCACGCCCGCGCCGGAGCGCACGCCTGGACGGCGCACCGCCTGCTCCAGGTCCTGCGGGTGATCGACCCGCGCACCACCGAACTCGCGCTCGCCGACATCAACGGCGAACTCGAGGCCGGTGACTTCCCGGAGCTCGCTTTCGACGACGCCGAGACCCTCGGCCACCAGCCGCAGGCGTGGGTCGACTCCTACCTCGCCGCCCGCGACGCCAAGCGCGACACCCCGACCCCGGCGACGGTCTGA
- a CDS encoding ASCH domain-containing protein: protein MTVIPRTSDSPASHAVGVDFDLTVVAHRDGWQDGRIYGDPIPGALEAVRRLMACRSVFCVTARHRRYHPAVAAWFVRHGIPAVVDEDPDRAYWHGDKLLVTNKKLGAALYIDDRALAFTGDWAAALPEAMRRIGERPSQAPQSAASLPALTIRQPWLAAILAGDKTVENRSWPTRHRGPVVLHAARALARDGQADPLVRAVLARPGAPALTTGALVATANVTDCHRDTGCCRPWGLPGLWHWQLDDVQALPDPIPATGRLGLWRLDPGQHTLLHRHQGAASPAR from the coding sequence TTGACCGTCATCCCCCGCACCTCCGACTCCCCCGCCTCGCACGCCGTGGGCGTGGACTTCGACCTCACCGTCGTCGCGCACCGCGACGGCTGGCAGGACGGGCGCATCTACGGCGACCCGATCCCCGGCGCCCTCGAAGCCGTCCGGCGGCTGATGGCGTGCCGCTCCGTTTTTTGCGTCACAGCCCGCCACCGTCGTTACCACCCCGCCGTGGCCGCCTGGTTCGTCCGCCACGGCATCCCCGCGGTCGTCGACGAGGACCCCGACCGCGCCTACTGGCACGGCGACAAGCTGCTCGTCACCAACAAGAAGCTGGGCGCGGCCCTCTACATCGACGACCGCGCCCTCGCCTTCACCGGCGACTGGGCCGCCGCCCTCCCCGAGGCCATGCGCCGGATCGGCGAACGGCCCAGCCAGGCTCCGCAGTCTGCCGCGAGTCTGCCGGCGCTGACGATCCGCCAGCCGTGGCTGGCCGCAATCCTCGCCGGCGACAAGACGGTCGAGAACCGAAGCTGGCCGACCCGCCACCGAGGCCCGGTCGTCCTGCACGCCGCCCGCGCCCTCGCCCGCGACGGCCAGGCCGACCCGCTCGTCCGGGCCGTCCTCGCCCGCCCCGGTGCCCCTGCGCTGACGACCGGCGCCCTCGTCGCCACCGCCAACGTCACCGACTGCCACCGCGACACCGGATGCTGCCGCCCCTGGGGCCTTCCCGGCCTGTGGCACTGGCAGCTGGACGACGTCCAGGCCCTCCCCGACCCCATCCCCGCCACCGGCCGCCTCGGCCTCTGGCGCCTCGACCCCGGCCAGCACACCCTGCTCCACCGCCACCAGGGCGCCGCAAGCCCCGCCCGCTGA
- a CDS encoding AAA family ATPase codes for MNFTYDPGTAVVLVGLSGAGKSFFAQRRWPATWRLNLDTYRAMATDSEADQSATPVAAQIQDLLLDARLSRGLTTIVDSTGLLPHVRAHLLARARYWQRPAAAVLFDVSLDLCRRQNTGRTRVVPDHVLAEQHRHLPTADQLLVEGFRFVDRITTASPAYLEPAHAR; via the coding sequence GTGAACTTCACCTACGACCCCGGCACTGCCGTCGTCCTGGTCGGCCTGTCCGGCGCCGGCAAGTCCTTCTTCGCGCAGCGCCGGTGGCCCGCCACCTGGCGGCTCAACCTCGACACCTACCGCGCCATGGCCACCGACAGCGAGGCCGATCAGTCCGCCACCCCGGTCGCCGCCCAGATCCAGGACCTGCTCCTGGACGCCCGCCTCTCCCGCGGCCTCACCACGATCGTGGACTCGACCGGACTGCTCCCCCACGTGCGCGCCCACCTGCTCGCTCGCGCCCGCTACTGGCAGCGCCCTGCGGCCGCCGTGCTGTTTGACGTGTCCCTTGACCTGTGCAGGCGCCAGAACACGGGCCGCACCCGCGTCGTACCGGACCACGTCCTGGCCGAACAGCACCGCCACCTGCCTACCGCTGACCAACTCCTCGTCGAAGGCTTCCGCTTCGTAGACCGCATCACCACCGCCTCCCCCGCCTACCTCGAACCGGCCCACGCTCGCTGA